A region of bacterium DNA encodes the following proteins:
- a CDS encoding TolC family protein has protein sequence MPVRLVRSVAFITLAATALLPLTAAAQTQPTPPQVPPAPVQPAAPAAPLQIPPVPPVPSVGAGAPLTLLDAVRRALEQNLTVRQAALAVAIARAQVGQAEAGLWPTVSVGASNTQQTPPGNSTLGGTINIPSAGITGAPFTAIVPGSTPPQWNVHGIVNYAVYTGNAVQDQIAIAQANLRGQQSAFAATAEQTVLAVRQAYFNYVQSEGQVAAAQRAVAASQENVRVTQAQVNVGTSPEFNLLQAQVQLAQAQRTLTQAKAAAVLAEQQLAAVVNLPISSAIAATTPMGLPAPPPDVEALVKQGLANRAEVAQAQAAIQAAQAAVDLAAAGLRPNITLTGGPQMQSNTLSSSTPVTWAGTLALTLAIFDGGLTRAKVEQARQQLALTRVQLEQTQQTVEEQVRAAYLNLQQAAEQLASAQAGLVAAQEALRIANVRFQAGVGTQLEVVTAIQNLAAADAALVQALFQYNLALAQIDQAVGTQITL, from the coding sequence ATGCCCGTTCGGCTCGTTCGGTCGGTTGCGTTCATCACGCTCGCGGCGACGGCGCTTCTTCCGCTGACGGCGGCCGCGCAGACGCAGCCGACCCCGCCGCAGGTTCCACCGGCCCCGGTGCAGCCTGCCGCGCCCGCTGCGCCGCTCCAGATCCCGCCCGTGCCGCCGGTGCCGTCGGTTGGCGCCGGCGCGCCGCTCACGCTGCTCGATGCGGTCCGGCGCGCGCTGGAACAGAACCTGACGGTGCGGCAGGCGGCGCTGGCGGTCGCGATCGCCCGTGCCCAGGTGGGCCAAGCCGAGGCGGGCCTCTGGCCGACCGTATCGGTCGGAGCCAGCAACACGCAGCAGACGCCGCCGGGCAACTCGACGCTGGGCGGGACGATCAACATTCCGAGCGCCGGGATCACCGGCGCCCCCTTTACGGCGATCGTGCCCGGGTCGACGCCGCCGCAGTGGAACGTGCACGGCATCGTCAATTACGCGGTGTACACCGGCAACGCGGTGCAGGACCAGATCGCAATCGCCCAGGCGAACCTGCGCGGTCAGCAGAGCGCGTTCGCGGCGACGGCGGAGCAGACGGTCCTCGCGGTCCGGCAGGCCTACTTCAACTACGTGCAGAGCGAAGGCCAGGTGGCGGCCGCTCAGCGCGCCGTTGCCGCCTCGCAGGAGAACGTGCGGGTCACGCAGGCTCAGGTCAACGTCGGCACGTCGCCCGAATTCAACCTGCTGCAGGCGCAGGTACAGCTCGCCCAGGCCCAGCGGACGCTGACGCAGGCCAAGGCCGCGGCCGTTCTGGCCGAGCAGCAGCTCGCGGCCGTGGTCAATCTGCCGATCTCGTCGGCGATCGCCGCGACGACACCGATGGGCCTGCCCGCGCCGCCGCCGGACGTGGAGGCGCTGGTGAAGCAGGGGCTCGCCAACCGGGCGGAGGTCGCACAGGCGCAGGCCGCGATCCAGGCCGCGCAGGCCGCGGTCGATCTGGCCGCGGCGGGTCTGCGGCCCAACATCACGTTGACCGGTGGTCCGCAAATGCAGTCGAACACTCTCTCGTCGAGCACGCCGGTGACCTGGGCGGGCACGCTGGCGCTCACGCTCGCGATCTTCGACGGCGGCCTCACCAGGGCCAAAGTCGAGCAGGCGCGCCAGCAGCTCGCGCTCACCCGGGTCCAGCTCGAGCAGACGCAGCAGACCGTTGAGGAGCAGGTCCGCGCCGCCTACCTCAACCTCCAGCAGGCGGCGGAGCAGCTGGCCTCGGCCCAGGCCGGCCTCGTCGCGGCCCAGGAAGCCTTGCGGATCGCGAACGTCAGGTTCCAGGCCGGGGTCGGGACGCAGCTCGAGGTGGTGACGGCGATCCAGAACCTGGCGGCGGCCGACGCCGCGTTGGTGCAGGCGCTGTTCCAGTACAATCTCGCGCTCGCGCAGATCGACCAGGCCGTCGGGACCCAGATCACGCTGTGA
- a CDS encoding TetR/AcrR family transcriptional regulator — MSTTAREARTGERRAQILRAALEVFSRRGFHGATIREIASTAGLAEGTIYLYFPSKQDVLRGVIGVIADDGAPPAPEQFAPGDDEAFVLAFVRARVQTLARHASFIRLVVHEADLHEDVRREFFRRLHEPFVQRFRAYLEARIADGAFRPVNTEVTASICFRMVMSYIMTQHVLGFAGVRYDDEEYLGEMAALILRGLTARAPAPPSAPEAFKRGD, encoded by the coding sequence TTGAGCACAACCGCGCGCGAAGCCCGCACCGGTGAGCGGCGCGCGCAGATCTTGCGCGCCGCGCTGGAGGTGTTCAGCCGCCGCGGATTCCACGGCGCGACGATCCGCGAGATCGCCTCGACCGCGGGTCTGGCCGAGGGCACGATATATCTCTACTTCCCGAGCAAGCAGGACGTCTTGCGCGGCGTCATCGGTGTGATCGCGGACGACGGCGCGCCGCCCGCGCCCGAACAGTTCGCGCCCGGCGACGACGAAGCGTTTGTGCTCGCCTTCGTTCGCGCGCGGGTCCAGACGCTGGCGCGGCACGCGTCGTTCATCCGGCTCGTCGTGCATGAGGCCGACCTGCACGAAGACGTCCGGCGGGAGTTTTTCCGGCGGCTGCACGAACCGTTTGTGCAGCGGTTCCGGGCCTATCTCGAGGCGCGCATCGCCGACGGCGCCTTCCGTCCGGTCAATACCGAGGTCACCGCGTCGATCTGTTTCCGCATGGTCATGAGCTACATCATGACGCAGCACGTGCTCGGCTTCGCCGGTGTCCGGTACGACGATGAGGAGTACCTGGGCGAGATGGCGGCGCTGATTCTGCGGGGCCTGACGGCCCGCGCCCCGGCGCCGCCCTCCGCACCCGAAGCGTTCAAGAGGGGGGACTGA